The proteins below are encoded in one region of Lytechinus pictus isolate F3 Inbred chromosome 11, Lp3.0, whole genome shotgun sequence:
- the LOC135156042 gene encoding uncharacterized protein LOC135156042, with the protein MAVNFNGILIKLLTSPRCQWLIAVCTIVHILYFKPCSALSGDLQDLLQKPNSTGFNPNTRNLTQANVNYKLLTCDDISNISQGRSLGYGYTKEVFEGTYKGRKVAIKMVTPKVVDITACFKRKAYRIKSECYEYANFKVMKEITLSLEINSDRLLQVLGFCVRGDAITGSVIDHGVIEIVEFGRKLEKSMLTNSTWSEKLQTDLPDELTVDMRHSRLARKLVTSVVGGLYIRQTTHFFLSGRSTSMHKLSPAPLVNERSFLVLKDRES; encoded by the exons ATGGCAGTAAACTTCAATGGCATCTTGATTAAGTTGCTTACCAGCCCCCGATGCCAGTGGTTGATTGCTGTCTGCACCATTGTCCACATCCTATATTTCAAACCCTGCAGCGCCCTCTCAGGTGATCTTCAAGACCTTCTTCAGAAGCCTAACTCCACAGGCTTCAACCCTAACACGCGTAATCTAACACAGGCCAACGTCAACTATAAGCTCCTTACTTGTGATGACATCTCAAATATTTCACAAGGGCGGTCCCTTGGGTATGGCTACACGAAGGAGGTGTTTGAAGGAACTTACAAGGGTAGGAAGGTGGCAATTAAGATGGTCACACCCAAAGTTGTAGATATTACGGCATGTTTCAAGAGAAAGGCTTATCGGATCAAATCGGAATGCTACGAGTACGCAAACTTTAAGGTGATGAAGGAAATAACATTAAGTTTGGAGATCAACAGTGATAGATTACTTCAG GTACTTGGgttctgtgtacgaggagatgCTATAACAGGATCTGTAATTGATCACGGAGTCATAGAAATCGTGGAATTTGGAAGGAAACTCGAAAAGAGTATGCTCACAAATTCTACCTGGTCGGAAAAATTACAG ACAGATTTACCAGATGAGTTAACAGTTGACATGAGGCATTCAAGATTAGCAAGAAAGTTAGTCACATCTGTGGTTGGTGGTCTATATATTAGACAAACTACACATTTCTTTCTATCAGGACGATCAACCTCTATGCATAAACTTTCACCAGCTCCTCTCGTTAATGAGAGGTCGTTCCTAGTTTTGAAGGATAGAGAGTCCTGA